One stretch of Leadbetterella byssophila DSM 17132 DNA includes these proteins:
- a CDS encoding helix-turn-helix domain-containing protein: MNQPYKLHFTQTVQRVLVKPTISPQSTFSPIQHPRKAFFEKAELLQQQVASSPFYIELVELSTKKLFSMIFEMLSPQYFLLFLLEGSFTIKTVEELFTCQAKSGHFALIHNETGRYRLDLPKGKYTILCIYHLKEYLQKESKDLDSIKSFSERQEKFPFSHLPFCRIDRMVSRHLKNIYINLPSTKVKFEAQLKYHISMILDRYNSMATKKMQKISWRVKEYLDQNYTNPDISLQVLADLLQSNTNQIRTKFKTEFGITPHQYYTSKRLAKALELKVKHNLPLSKIFYQVGYNDESALRYEMKKHGYV, from the coding sequence ATGAACCAGCCTTACAAACTACATTTCACTCAAACCGTTCAGCGCGTCCTCGTTAAACCTACAATAAGCCCACAGAGTACCTTTTCGCCCATTCAACATCCTCGGAAAGCATTCTTTGAAAAGGCTGAACTGTTACAACAGCAAGTTGCCAGCTCTCCGTTCTATATTGAACTGGTGGAATTGTCTACCAAAAAGCTATTCTCAATGATCTTTGAGATGCTTTCTCCCCAATACTTCCTATTGTTTTTATTGGAGGGATCTTTTACGATCAAGACAGTAGAAGAACTATTCACCTGTCAAGCTAAATCCGGCCATTTTGCTCTAATTCATAATGAAACGGGAAGATATAGACTGGATTTACCGAAAGGTAAATACACTATACTGTGCATTTACCATTTGAAAGAGTATTTGCAAAAGGAATCTAAAGATCTTGATAGCATCAAGTCCTTTAGTGAACGACAGGAAAAATTCCCCTTCTCCCATCTACCGTTTTGTAGAATAGATCGGATGGTTTCTCGCCATCTAAAAAACATCTACATCAATCTACCATCTACTAAGGTCAAGTTTGAAGCCCAGCTGAAGTATCATATCTCTATGATCCTTGACAGATATAATTCAATGGCCACTAAAAAAATGCAAAAGATATCTTGGAGAGTTAAGGAATATTTAGATCAGAATTATACTAACCCGGATATAAGTTTACAAGTTCTGGCAGATCTTCTACAGTCCAATACGAATCAAATACGCACGAAGTTTAAGACAGAATTTGGCATCACTCCCCACCAGTACTATACAAGTAAAAGGCTGGCAAAAGCATTAGAATTAAAAGTAAAGCATAACCTGCCATTGAGCAAGATCTTTTATCAAGTAGGGTATAACGATGAGAGTGCCCTAAGATACGAGATGAAAAAACATGGATACGTCTGA
- a CDS encoding iron chaperone produces MLKMNKDIKDVDQYIATSPEEIQGILKKVRSIIQKHAPEAVESMAYCMPAYKTFKKPLVYFAAQSKHLGFYATPQGNEAFVEELSKYKQGKGSIQFPYNDVPYDLIEKIVKYRVAENEAMYKNKV; encoded by the coding sequence ATGTTAAAGATGAACAAGGACATCAAGGATGTGGATCAATACATCGCAACCAGTCCGGAAGAAATCCAAGGAATTTTAAAGAAGGTTAGATCTATTATACAAAAGCATGCACCGGAAGCGGTGGAAAGCATGGCCTATTGCATGCCGGCTTATAAAACCTTTAAAAAGCCTTTGGTCTACTTTGCTGCACAGTCTAAGCACTTGGGTTTTTATGCTACCCCGCAGGGTAATGAGGCCTTTGTAGAAGAATTGTCGAAATACAAGCAAGGAAAAGGATCTATTCAGTTTCCTTATAACGATGTGCCTTATGATCTGATTGAGAAGATTGTAAAATATAGGGTAGCTGAAAACGAGGCGATGTATAAAAATAAAGTTTAG
- a CDS encoding RagB/SusD family nutrient uptake outer membrane protein translates to MKNKIFILLVILTMSSCMTDWLGVSPNQKLVVITSLSDMRALLDNTDILNSGDSHLGEASSDHFVLSQPSWAALSSVELKNAAIWAYDIFEGRGNLCWENAFQKIFYSNLVLEKIEESQDKDKNSVEGKSVKGAALFFRAWSYFHIAQIFCNQYSENAVDDLGLPLRVESDMEIPSKRNTVKETYDLIISDLWQATELLEEISIVKTRPTKAAAYGLLAKVFLQIGQYDHALQAAEKCMSFNNKILDFQTLDSLKPYPFARFNEEVIFHSAMRTTGIFSTSNLDVSPDLFQSYDQGDLRKTLFFVRRSSGLIGFRGSYHESNTLFNGISVNEMVLIVAECSARLGNVDKALEYINSLLIKRYKSSSYVPVRVEGKEQALALILKERNKELLFRGVRWHDLKRLKREYLITLVRTVGSETFRLPPDDKKWTLPIPPNVVRLSGMQQNER, encoded by the coding sequence ATGAAAAATAAAATATTCATACTTTTGGTGATCCTCACAATGTCTTCTTGTATGACCGATTGGTTGGGAGTATCACCAAACCAAAAATTGGTCGTTATTACTTCACTATCAGATATGCGAGCTCTTTTAGATAATACCGATATATTAAATTCGGGAGATTCTCATTTAGGAGAAGCCAGTTCTGACCACTTCGTTCTCTCGCAACCCTCCTGGGCTGCTCTTTCGAGTGTTGAATTAAAGAATGCGGCCATATGGGCGTATGATATTTTTGAGGGTAGGGGAAATCTCTGCTGGGAAAATGCCTTTCAAAAAATATTTTATTCAAACCTCGTACTTGAGAAAATTGAGGAATCGCAAGACAAGGATAAAAATAGTGTAGAAGGGAAAAGCGTAAAGGGTGCTGCATTGTTTTTTCGGGCGTGGAGCTACTTTCATATTGCCCAGATTTTTTGCAATCAGTATTCAGAAAACGCCGTTGACGATCTCGGACTTCCACTTAGGGTTGAATCTGACATGGAAATCCCTTCAAAACGCAATACTGTAAAAGAAACTTACGATTTGATCATTTCAGATCTCTGGCAGGCAACAGAACTTCTGGAAGAGATTTCGATAGTAAAAACGCGGCCTACAAAAGCCGCCGCATATGGTCTGTTGGCTAAGGTTTTTTTGCAAATAGGCCAATATGATCATGCTCTCCAAGCTGCGGAGAAATGTATGAGTTTCAATAACAAAATACTAGACTTTCAAACCCTGGATAGTTTGAAACCTTACCCATTCGCAAGATTTAATGAAGAAGTTATCTTTCATAGCGCTATGCGAACCACTGGTATATTCTCAACCAGTAATTTGGATGTATCACCTGACCTTTTTCAGTCATATGACCAGGGCGACCTGCGGAAAACTCTCTTTTTTGTAAGGCGATCTTCCGGCTTGATTGGTTTTCGAGGTTCTTATCATGAAAGTAATACTCTTTTTAATGGCATTTCTGTAAATGAAATGGTTTTAATAGTGGCAGAGTGTAGTGCCCGTTTAGGGAATGTCGATAAGGCACTGGAATATATTAACTCTCTTTTAATAAAGAGATATAAAAGCTCATCTTATGTTCCTGTTAGAGTTGAAGGGAAGGAACAAGCCCTAGCTTTGATTCTCAAGGAGCGTAATAAAGAACTCCTTTTTAGAGGTGTACGATGGCACGATTTGAAGAGATTGAAGAGGGAGTACTTAATAACTTTAGTTAGAACTGTAGGTAGTGAAACTTTTAGGCTTCCTCCGGATGATAAAAAGTGGACACTTCCAATTCCTCCCAATGTGGTGAGATTATCAGGAATGCAGCAAAATGAGAGATAA
- a CDS encoding MauE/DoxX family redox-associated membrane protein, translating into MKLKLITLALLTLWIPVSIDKWINFEIFQNGLIRQPFSDQLGQVLSYLLPVVETATIILLVVEKWRKAGLLLSTALMAVFTSYIGLALLGAWDKLPCGCGSVISQLTWKQHFFFNLAFLLLSAYGLLNLHRSGAAGGKTA; encoded by the coding sequence ATGAAGTTAAAATTAATCACTCTCGCCCTACTAACGCTGTGGATACCGGTTAGCATAGACAAATGGATCAACTTTGAGATCTTCCAAAATGGGCTTATCCGCCAACCGTTCTCAGATCAACTAGGACAAGTTTTATCCTACCTTTTGCCTGTGGTGGAGACGGCTACTATCATCTTATTGGTAGTTGAGAAGTGGCGAAAGGCAGGCCTGCTCCTCTCCACTGCCTTAATGGCTGTATTCACCTCCTATATAGGACTTGCCTTATTAGGTGCCTGGGATAAACTCCCATGTGGCTGTGGTAGTGTCATCAGTCAACTGACTTGGAAACAGCATTTCTTTTTCAACCTGGCCTTTCTCCTTCTAAGTGCCTACGGATTATTGAACCTACATCGAAGCGGAGCTGCGGGAGGCAAAACCGCTTAG